The DNA segment ATAATAAAAAGTGTTTGCTAATATCAAATAAGAACTATCTTTAAATGCTTTAAGTCTTTTAAAATAGCTTTTATCCTTATTAAACTCTTGTAATATTAACTCCCATCCTGCATTGTCCAAAAAAATTCTTGAAGGATTTTTCATTAGAAGATACTCTTTATCTATAAAAAGATGCCCCTTTTTCTGTAAATCAAAGGCAATATTTTCAACTTGTGAAAATCTAAATGGCATAAAATCAGTTTTTGTACTTGTAATACCTTGTAAACCTTTATATGCAACTGCTCCAATATAGGCTCTACTTCTTTTTTCAACTCTTTTAAACTCTTTTTGCAAGTTTTTTATATAGCTAATTAAACTCTCTGCTCTATTCTGTTTATTTAGAATTTTTCCCATAATCTGTAGAGATTTATAAATATCTTCAAACTCTACTGATTCTACTCCATATCCTACAACAACTACAGGAATATTTAATTGCTTTGATAATAGATCTGCTTCGCTCTTATCTTGAACAATAGTAAAAATCACATCAGGTCTAAGGGTTATTATTGCTTCTAGATTTGGTCGTTTTGCTTTTCCACCCTGCCCTACAATAGGAAGACTTTTTATTTTATTCCTATTTACATAGGTGTAAGCTCTTTTTTTTACATCTTTTAACTCTATAGCCTCTATACCAATAACCTTATCAACTGAATTTAAATAGGTAACATAACTTAGACTAGTACCTAAAGCAATAACTCTATTTGCAGGTTTTTCAAGGCTTACCTCTCTATTTAATAAATCCGTTACAGTTAGGGCAAAAGCTGGCAAACTAAATAAAAACATAAATAAGATATATTTTATTTTTCCCATAATATTAACTCCAATTTTACATCTAAGCTATAGATTAACTTTCCACTCTTTTCAATTGAGATTATTATATTTTCAATCTCCATATTTGATAGGTTTATATCTGTTTTTGAAATATATTCATTTATCTGTGTAACTGCATTATCTCTACTCATCTCCCTTGTAAGAGTATCTTCAAATATTGTTGATTTATACTCAATACTCTCTTTTTCAAGCCATTTTTTAAAAGCTGTTGTATCATCAAATTTTCTAAACTCTATATTTGGATAGATTTTTAAAATCTCATTTTG comes from the Halarcobacter ebronensis genome and includes:
- a CDS encoding ABC transporter substrate-binding protein, with protein sequence MGKIKYILFMFLFSLPAFALTVTDLLNREVSLEKPANRVIALGTSLSYVTYLNSVDKVIGIEAIELKDVKKRAYTYVNRNKIKSLPIVGQGGKAKRPNLEAIITLRPDVIFTIVQDKSEADLLSKQLNIPVVVVGYGVESVEFEDIYKSLQIMGKILNKQNRAESLISYIKNLQKEFKRVEKRSRAYIGAVAYKGLQGITSTKTDFMPFRFSQVENIAFDLQKKGHLFIDKEYLLMKNPSRIFLDNAGWELILQEFNKDKSYFKRLKAFKDSSYLILANTFYYINIDQMLANSFFIAKTIYPKQYKDLDPIKKSNEIFEAFVGEPLYDMFKEDTGGFQKVYLENEKLKLKSIL